TTCAGAAGCTCTGGTCCACTCCTTGTGACAAGTCTTGGAAGAGACTACTTGGTCCTTCCCCAAGCTGTGGACAAAATAATACAAACTCCACTTCTGGTATTGAACTCTTGCTGTATGCCAGGCCCCCATTTCTTGGCAGAGAATCTAGGGACTGTCACTGGCTCTAAGAATGGGAGATATTCTTAACCCCATTTTCCAGAGCAGCAAAAATGAGACCCCCCAATAAGcctctggccttgaactggagCCAGATCTCTTTGATGCCAGACCCTGGCTGGCTCTGACCACATTGTcctaaaattctttgtttacagCTCCCTTTCCTCTGCTGCAGCCAGCCACTGGGTCTcattcatggttttattttacttccaAGGTCCCTTGTGTCCAAACCTGCCCAAAGAGCAGCTGAATGAATGAACCTTCGGGGGAGGGCCCTTCAGCCTCCCAGGCATCTCATTTGGATGTGGGATTGGGAGGGGGCTGGACAGGAATTCCAAGCCTCCAGAGGGtcaggagcagaggggagggggaaaccgGGAGAAAGCGAAAGTGAAGGGAGCTGGGAGCCCCTGTGAGGAGGCGCAGACAGGGAAGGAAATCTCCCGGTCAGTAATAATTCATGGGTTCAGGAAGCAGCCCCGGCTGGAGCGCAGGAGCTGTGTACACGGCTGGCCCTGTGGGGAGGGGCCTGAGGAGGCTACTCACTAAAGCCCTGCCTGGCTGGGTCACGGTCAAatggtatgggggtgggggatccagGTGTGGGGACAGGCTGTCCCTACAGACCTCGGACTCTGAAGACTTTAGGGTTTCCTCTCCCATTGGCTCTGTCCTAGGCCCGTTTCTGGACTAGATTGGGGGCTGGGGAAACACAGTCCTTGGAGCTGGAAGATGTCTTCCAGAAAAACCAATAAGTTCCTACAAGCTTTCAGCTCTATGCACTTCTGGCTACCATTTGagattgaaaacacacacacacaaacaaacaactcacACCATGTTATTTTCAAGGCCAAGTGGATGCTGCTTTGATCCGTTGTGGGATGACCCTGAGAATCAGGTATTTGTGACTGGAGGACCCCAGTGGCCACCATCTGCTCAGCTATTTTTCCCAGGTCTTTTACAAAGAACACCCAGACCTCAGtctgaaatttttgaaaaaactGTGTCAGTGGccgttgggtggggtggggcgacAGGAGGTGAAGGAAGCCTGTGGGGATTCCCAGAGTGGTGTAGATCTGCATATCGTGGCACTGCCTTACAACCTCAACCGACACAAAACTGTCCCGTTGGCACCACCAGGCTCCAGGGTCTGAGAAGgaaaagttcattttgttttgatttttatctgcCATCCCTCCGGCCCATCAACGAAAACTATATAGTAGAGAGAGCCCTGTCAAATAGTCATTAAGTGACTGAatgggacttgagttttgttttgctaggaaagaggagagaaaagaaaaaaagattgtcTTCGCTCCCCTCGGACACTCCAGCATCATGGTGAACTCGTACAAAACGCCACACTCAGAATTGCAGAATGGAACTTGGGCAGTCTAGTCTGAGAAACTCTTAGTCCAAAGCACTGGCCGCGGTTCTGACGCTACACCGAAGCTACCGGGACACTGGATTAGACTTTTGATCGCGGGGATATGCTCACAATGGGACGGAGGAAACAGGCCATGCTAACAGGGACCTGCAAGCGGTCTCTTAGGAATCCAGATCTGCACGCCTGGACAGCTCAAATTCAGAACTTTAGGTGAGGGCCAGGAGCTCCGGGGGCCACTCTCAATTTGGgggacccagaggcaggagcatagTTATCAGCCAGGGCGGGGCGGAGCAGGGGGGAGTTCTATTGGTCCCGCCGGGGCCGTCTCGTGATTGGCTCCTCCCCGGGCTATAAGGCGACGACCAGCGCGGCCGTGGGAGCGCGCGGGAGCGCACACCGGGGGCGGCGGCTCGGGGACCAGGCGAGCGGAGGCCCGCGGCCGGGCGCCCATGGCGTTCGCGCTGCTGCGCCCGGTCGGCGCGCACGTGCTGTACCCGGACGTGCGGCTGCTGAGCGAGGACGAGGAGAATCGCAGCGAGAGCGACGCGTCGGACCAGTCGTTCGGCTGCTGCGAAGGGCTGGAGGCGGCACGGCGTGGTCCGGGTCCCGGGAGCGGGCGGCGGGCGAGCGGCGGCGCGGGCCCCGTGGTGGTAGTGCGGCAGCGACAGGCGGCCAACGCGCGCGAGCGAGACCGCACGCAGAGCGTGAACACGGCCTTCACCGCCCTGCGCACGCTCATCCCCACCGAGCCCGTGGACCGAAAGCTGTCCAAGATCGAGACGCTGCGTCTGGCGTCCAGCTACATCGCCCACCTGGCCAACGTGCTGCTGCTGGGCGACGCGGCAGACGATGGGCAGCCGTGTTTCCGCGCGGCGGGCGGTGGCAAGAGCGCGGTCCCTGCCGCCGACGGCCGTCAGCCGCGCTCCATCTGCACCTTCTGTCTCAGCAACCAGCGCAAGGGGGTGAGTGCACGGCGCTTGCTGCAACCCGGCAAACCGTCTTTCAGAGCCGGCCTCCTGGGAGTCAGGGACCCCCGTGGAAGCTAAGGGAAGAGACCTCGCGGGGACAGTGTCTCCTACCCTAGGATTAAAGTGGAGCAGAATCTCTTGCTTAACTCCCAAACAGAAAGGGTAGAGGGGAGCCTAGAAGCTCCGGTCTGACTTAATTGCGTTTTAAGAGGTGTCTAAACTCTGGGACCTTCCTCGATGCCTGATGCTCGCCCTCTGGGCAGGTATTCTGTTGTCCCCTCAATTATCCCTGTGGCACTTCAGGTAAAGCACTGTCCACATTTACAGGAAGCAGGGTCTGGGGTTACTAGGTAGGTATCACTCTGAGCTAACATCTTTAATAAATTGTTCCAGGTCCTAAGACCTGACCAAGAGCATCAGTACAAATACCTGTACTCTAGAGCCTGGGTACCCTACCTATGTGCAAAAAGGGGTTCCTGAAGAGTGCCCAGCCCCCAGGGGTTAGGAGGGGACACCATTGTCTGCTTGTGTCTAAGTTAAGAGGCTGGCTGGGCACTAGGGAGCAGCAGAAGTCTCTGGGGCCCTCTTAGACAAAACTTCACATAGGCCTGCTTGGCCCGAGGCTCTCACCCTTTCCAACCTGAGCTTGCCTTGCATTAAGGAAGCCTGCCTGAGTTAAATCAGCAGCTAATGTTTACACCTggagaaactgaagctcagagaatcTAGACTTGCTTTCCATAGCCAGCGAGGGAAAGATCATGGGGACTGTATCCAGTCCCCTTCAGCTCTGCTCACTGGTTCCCATAGCTCCATCCTGGGAAGGCCTCAGTGGCTTGGCCTCAGACCAGTCCTCTGGCTCAAACACCCAGGCTATCTTCCAGCCCTCCATCGCCTCAATTTCTCTGAGTTAGTCTTCTAACCTCATGACTGGTATGCATTTGAGGGTCCCTGTCAATGCCCCAGACTGGGGCAGGATGTCAGAGGTGGGCCTTCAGGTCTACATCTGGGACACAAAGGCTCACTGGGCAGATCACAGTACTACTTTAAGGCCTGTTAGCGTTCATCCAGATTATCTGTCCCTAACCACCCAGCCCCTGGCTTTTGTTGGCTCTGAGAATGTGCCCAGATAAGCAGGTATGGCCCTACTCACAAGCCAGTCAGGCGCCCCCAGTATAGCATCAGAGCCAGGAGGATGAAGAAAAAGATACCGTGGTTCGATAGGACTTTGAGAGCCCAGGCAAAGCCCAGTCCCAGATTTGAGACTGAGAAGCTTGTGTATTAAATTCCTAAAAGatgtggaaacagaggcaggcatgtgggaaggggtgggaaagGGTGATTTAGAACATGCATGGTAGGAGGACCTGGGGATTGCAGTCTTGGTCTGGAGCAGTGGCTCTTAACtgtcctaatgctgccaccctttaatacagttcctcatgctgtggtgacctccaagcATAGAATTGTtcccttgctacttcataactgtaattttgttagttatgaatcctaatgtcgatatttgatatgtgacccctgtgaaagggttgttccaCCCTCAAAGGGGTGGGTCGAGAGACTCGGGTTGAGAGCTGCTGGTCTAGacaaagaagcaggaagatcttaGAGACAGAGGTAGACCACCGGAGTGACAGGAGTCTTCCAAGTACTGATCTGAGCTCTCACTCTTCGTTAAGGCCCCTTAGCAGTCCGAGAAGAAGCCCTGTGCCCCGCCACCCCCAACCTGATTGGACAGAGAAGACTTTGGTACTCTGGCCTGGCTAACTGGAAAGTGGGAAAGGCGGCATAAGGAGGGCCCTGCGCCTGCAGACAAGTGCATCTGTGCCCTCCACCTCAGCAGTCAGAATGGGGGCTCCTTTGTGGGCCGGGGGACCGTCCCATAGTTCATAGGGCCTGGCCTGAGGCTGACTGCTGCCTTGGAATCTGTCTGTGGGATTAAGAACCCAACCAAATTTGGTTATAGAAGCCATGCTCAGTCACACAGGCTCCTCTGGGAATAGGCCAGGGGGGTGATCCTCGCCAGTGCTGGCCCCTCCAGGACTTATCTGGAAGATGCCAGATGTTTTGGGGAGCCCCTACACACTTCTGAGCTCTGAGGTCAAGAAGTTCCAAGGTCCCAGACCCCACTCCATGTGTCCCAGGCCATGCCTTCCCTCTGATCCTTAATGATCTGGGGTTGGGGTTGCCATGGGCGGACGCGTCCCCTACAGCTCCTTCCTACAGCTCAGGGATGAGATAAGGTTACCTCTTTGGTAGCAGTACTGAGAGGAACGTGGACTCTTGTCTCTGCCTGTTTTTCCTCTGTTACCTGGGAGTAGAGCTGAACAGGACCCTTTTGTGAAGCTCTTCGCTATTGGTGTGCCCAGCTCAACAGAAGGGAGCTGACAGGGTGCCATTGGAGGATGTTGGAAATCGTACTATGAAAGTTTATTGACTAAGCTCATCTTGGAGAgtatggtggctcaggcctgaAATCCTAACGagccagaaggctgaggcagaaggatcccacGAGTAAGGCCTGCGGGGCAACTTcgtgaaatcctgtcttgaaaagtaaAATGAGGGCAGGACCTATAGGTCAGCAGTAGGACACTTGGCACCACAAATGAGGTTGTGGCTTCTGTTCCCAGTAGCACCCAGGAAGAGTTTTACTGTTAGTGTGTGCCACCCGTGTTAGCTTCTTTAGCCTGTAAAGTAATACCTACCATGTTaacaggtggggaaactgaggctccgtCCAGCAGGGAGCCAGCTCCCTTAGAGCAGGAGTGTCTCACGCTGGACCTGGTTAGAACCTCTTTTCAGGGTTCTTGGCAGTGGGCATAGCTGTATTCACATTCCACTGCGCACCCGAGAGGGTGTCCAttccatagatgaagaaactgaggctcatgaAAATAAACTGCCCCAGCATTTCCCACAGAAGCCAATTCCCTGAAAGACCTCCAGACTTAGGTTAGAAGGTGATGTTCTTGCCTCTGAGAACCTAAGAGTGAAGTCGGGAAGTAGTATTCTGTCCCCTATCCCCCCTCTCCCCGCCCCATCCACCCTTCTTAGCTACTCCTGCCAGAGTCTGTCTGAGAAGCCCAAGCCCCAGGCTCTGCTGGGACCATGGCCTCGGCCCTCAAAATAGCCCTGCCTGTGAATGAACAGACTGTCCCTGGGCCCAGAGAGCCCCCAGGGAGGCTGGGATCACATCTGGATGGATCTGCCCCAACCTgggctggggcagaggcaggaggcagcagaggccGGGCTCCCAGATAGTCCACTGAGGTCACCACCAGATCAGCCACTCCCAGTAGACTGAGCACTTACTGTGCTATTTCATTCTATATGGGGCCTGAAAGTGGGGTGGCTTGACAGGCCGTGGGGTTCTCCCCAACTCTTACTAAACAGCTATTGTCAGTTACTCAACACTGGAGTCCTCAAAAGGGGAAGTACCAAGCCGGGCATGGGGCATAGGCTTGTAACCCAGCCCTGAGACAAAGGAAGGCTGAAGCCAGAGGATatggagttcaaagtcaacctaggctacatagctaTGTACtgtcagaaggaaaggaagaagacagtggCAGGGCTGGGAGCTCTCTGGCACTCAGTGAAGGTCTATGTCCAATCTAAGCATATTGGTGAGAGGGGCAAGGCTGAAGGATAGGTAGCTTCAGGGATTGCTACCATTAGCTTGAAACCTCACTGACTGGCACCTGCAGGGCTCTGGCCGCAGGCTGGAAGAAAGCCCTTCCCAGACACTGCCTGGGCTCCCAGTCTGACAGGGATGCCTTCCTCCTTGGTTTACTCCAGGGATGTCCCTAACAAGTGGAGGTAGTATCATTCATACAGAAATCTTCCTCTGCAGACCGGAGCTGAGGGTATACTCTTCCTGCACCGGAGAGACCCTGAGTGAAGGCAAGGCAGCCAGAAACCTGCTTTCTGGGTAGCCTAGGCAGAGGCTATGAACGCGTGCACgtatgggtgcatgtgtgaatgtgcatgcgcgtctgtgtgtgtgtgtgtgtgtgtgtgtgcgtgcatctgcacacacagatgcacgcacacacaaacacttcccAAGCAGCCGCTGGAAGTGCTAGGAACTTGCCCTTTGCTATAAATACACTTTCTGGTGTATTTTGAAAATTGTGTGGCCTTGGGATAtagatcagtggtagaacatGTATTTAGCATGTCCaaggaggttctgagttcaatccccagcacctgctGCCCAAAATATGCATATTAAATAtgtagaatttgttttgttttgttttgtgagacaatgtctctttgtgtagctctgtctagtttggaactcactatgtggacgagactggcctcaaactcatggataAACCTGTCTCTGAGATTCTAGGCTTCCGGGAGGGTGCCAGCACACCCGGCATGCATTAGATTCCTTAAGGAACAGCCTGTCAGGTGGGGAAGGAGCGAGCAGTGTAAACTGTTGCAAAGGAAGGTGCCCCTGACATCCCCTCTGGAGAGAGGTACCCATAGCAATGGctcacatgcgtacacacacttCCTCCCCAAGTGGCATTTGCTCCCCTCTGACC
The DNA window shown above is from Rattus rattus isolate New Zealand chromosome 5, Rrattus_CSIRO_v1, whole genome shotgun sequence and carries:
- the Tcf15 gene encoding transcription factor 15, producing the protein MAFALLRPVGAHVLYPDVRLLSEDEENRSESDASDQSFGCCEGLEAARRGPGPGSGRRASGGAGPVVVVRQRQAANARERDRTQSVNTAFTALRTLIPTEPVDRKLSKIETLRLASSYIAHLANVLLLGDAADDGQPCFRAAGGGKSAVPAADGRQPRSICTFCLSNQRKGGSRRDLGGSCLKVRGVAPLRGPRR